From Cervus elaphus chromosome 10, mCerEla1.1, whole genome shotgun sequence:
AAGACAAGTGAAAATCATCCTAAGGCACCATAAAGCATCAGCTAAAATAATACAGACTAAGCAAAACCCCCAAACACATAAAACTCAGTGCTGGCAAGACAGTGGGGAAATTCTCATTTGTTGCTGATTTGTTCAGTCTTCCTGAAGGGCAGTGTGATAACAGCCAATTCCAATCAACCAGGTGggaacaaacagaacaaaataacaTTAACAGGAACttacaaattgccaacatttttttGTGGCATAAATTCATTTTGATGCTAAAAAATACagccactgacttttttttttttttaaagcaaacatgTTCATAATAACTCTCTTTATAATGGTGACAGGATAGAAAAATGCAGATGACTACAAACATGGAAAGAGAAATAGTGAACACGTTGGGATAAGACGTATGTGggttatatacacatacataattaACTAATTTGCTTGGCATCTTTAAATGCCCAGAATTTACCCAGGACTTTGACATACATTCTCTTTTATGCCCTAAAAGAAACCCAAGAACTCTTCTGGTGTTTGTTTTAACCTTCATGTTGCTGAGTAGGAAACAGACGCAGACGAAAACCAAACTGTGCACCAAGTCACTCACCTCCTAAAATGGCAGAGTTTGGGATTCCGACCCTAAATCTCAGAGGTGATAAATGTACAGGCGGGCCTTATAATAAAAGCAAGGACAATAAAAGCGCACATTTAGCCCGTGTGTGCCTGGCACGCTGCCAAGTGTTTTACACACATGATCACATGTAAGCCTCCCAGCTTGAAAGTTCCTCATTTTCCAGGTAAGCAAAGTTGGGGCCCAGGGAGGTTAGGCGGCTTGCTAAGGTCAGTGGCCAGTGAAGGAAGACGCTGGCGCTCTTAGCAGCTTCTGGTCTGGAAGACCTTGCCAGGCCAGGGTGCTCTTAACCACGGAGGAGCACTGCCCGCCTGGCGGGAGGGGCCCGGGGACAGCCCAGAAGAAACGGAGAGCCTCCAGCTCCGCGTTTGCACCGGGCTCGCTAAGGCTGCTTCAAGCCAGTAAACCTCTGTGTCACCGTCGCTGCCCCGAGGTCCCGGCCCTGCCCCAGTCCGGGCCGCGGTCCCTGGGCCGCCGGCGAGGGAGGGGCCGCTAGGAACGCGCCGGTCCAGCGCCCGCGAGCTCTGGAGGTCCGCCTTCCGGAACCGGGCAACCCCTCCCAGGATCGGACCCCTTCGACCTGGCCCCGGGGTCGGGGGCTGGCTGGGGGccgggagagaaggagggagggaggaggggcgaGGCGGGCGGGGGCGCCAGCTCATTTCCCCGCTGGAGGAACCCGGAAGGCTGAAAGGTGGAGGGGAAGTGACTGGGCGTGGGGGCCCTCCGGCTCGAAATAACGGGGGACACCGACGGCCGGGCAGAGTCGGGGTGGGGAGACGGGAGAGAGGGGAGGCCGAGAGGGCCGGGCGGGGAGGTGGCCGGGCGCGGAGGTGGACGCGCGAGCCCGCGCGCCCCGAAGGCACGGAGTGCGGGGAGCGCTGCGGCTCCCTTGCCCGGAGGAGGTCGCCCGCCCGCCAGCACCCCGTGCCCCGCGCGCGTCCCCTCACGTCCAGGGGGGCCCTCAGTGCCCCCTTCTCGTCCCTGAGCTCCCCGCGGCCCCCATCTCCTGGCGACCCCCCGCAACGTCCTCCCCACCTGCACGCGCCCCCTCCTCGCGCTCCCCTCGACCCCGCTCCCGGGCCGCCCCCGCGCCCCCTCACCTCGGGGCGCCGCGGCCGCGGACTCTGGGCAGTCGACGCGCCGAACCGGCTCTGGGCGCCGCGCCGCGCGGCCGCTTCCTcgtgggcggggggcggggcctccGGGCTCAGCcccgcggggccggggcggggccggtCGGCGGGCGGGGAGCCCCGGGCCCGCCCACCCTCCCGGCCTGGGGCCGTGCCCACCCGGGCCGCCCGGAAGGCGCGCGCCCCTCTCCGCGCGTCGGGCGGGGAGATTGAGGTTCGGCGAGGGGCGCGCGTCTCTGTCGGCCTCGGGACCCCTCTCAGCGGGGACCAGACCTCCGTCCGCGAGCGGATGCCGCTGGTCGCCGCATGtgcgcgggggtgggggtggggggtgggcaatCAGGGGGAGTCCGGACCCCCGGCCAGCCTCCGGGGTCCTCACGTCAAAACGGGGGCGCCGCCCTCGGCTGGTCCAGCCCCTCCCAGGGCCCACTTCCTGACCCTCTCCACCGCAGACCGCTTCCCGTCCTTGTTACAGCAGACTCGCCGCCGCCTTGACGGGGCGGGTCTTGGCCCAGGTGGTCCAGGGGGGTCTCTCCATCACTGCCCCCGCCTCATCAGTGGGGATGGCCGGCAGGCGGCCCTTCCCCCAGGGTTCCGCTTAGCTGGTCAGCCAGACACTAAGTAGCATGGGGGATGGTGTGGGGTGTCAGGAGGTCCCGGGCCAGGCACCCACGCTGTCCTGTCTCCCGGCTTTGACCCTTGctgttctttctgcctggaaCATTGTCACGCCCTGTCTGCATCTGACCCACTTACCTTTATCTTGCAGGACAGGTGTCAGTGTTTCTTAGGTCACTTTGTCCCTGACCCCCTCAACAGGGTCCTGGGCTCACCAGTCCCGGCTCCCATTACACAATCCCAACCTGCGGGTGGCCGGGAGGAAGAAATGTGTCCAAAGGTGAGGAGCACTTTAAGGGGCGCACACAGGGTGCTCAGTAAACTCTAGCTCCTTCCTGGCTCTGGGCAGACACTGAGGGGCTGTTAGCAGGACCCCCCGCCACTACCACATCCAGCCGTGGCAAATCTAAGTGATGGCTTTAGTTAGAAAAAAGTTTCAAGTGGTCTGTACCAGCTACCCTCACCTCGCATGAGAACAAGTGCACTTCATTGTCGAGGTGACACTTGCATCCTTGGTTCCACTTACCTCTCCCCAGCTTTGCAGGTGCCCAGGGAACGACTCCAGTAGAGACTGAGCCCCACCTCTGACAGCGGCCTCCTCCCCCGGCAATGCTCTCATCCAATCCCCCAGTCCTGGATTTGTGACCTAAGAGTCGGTCAAAGCAAAGCCCAGAACTTTGGATGAAGACAGAGGGGAAAGCAGTACCTTCTGGAATTTGGGAAGCCTGACGACACCGGGAGTGGGGGAGCAAGGGTGGTGGGGATCGAGATGCAGAAAGTCCCAGGAAATGACCACAGCCCTCCCTGGTCCACCTCCGACGGCAGCCTGAGTTCAACCTGCCTCCAGGGGTTTCAGATCTGTGAGCCAGGGAATCCACTTCTGAGTTGTTTCTGTTACTCATCCCTAGCAGCATTCTAACAAATATGCACACCTGAGACCTCCCTTCCCCTCATTGTGAAACTGAGCTGATTTGATGAGTCGACGCTGAGTTCAAGCAGAAAGCGTGTTTGTGTTATTCGCTCAGGAGGCACTCGGTAGGCATTTGCAGAATGAATCAATCAATGAAGGAACTCATGGGGTCAGAAACTTGAACCCAGCTCTGACTCAGCCACTTAACCTGGAGTGTAACGTCAGGCCACTCTTCTTGCAGTGTCTGGGTTTCCGCATCTGTAAAGTGAGGCTGAGTCCTAACAAGCACTGCCCGTCCGCCTACCTCACAGGCCTTGCAGTCCTTGTGGGAAGACCCGAGAGATGGGAAACACACCTCAAGCTGGGaagcggcgggggcgggggtgctcCATTGGGGGACAGTTCTCTAAGCCTTCAATGGAACAAGTCCTTGGGTGGGGAGAACCTGGAGTTCCAAGAACTCAGAGATCTGTGTCTTCCTGGAATCTGCCTCCCCCGGTTCCCTGGGATGAAAATGCTATACACGCCCTTCTTTCCTGCCATCGCAGGGTCCCCAGGAAGACAGCCACGCGCCCCTGCCGACTCCTCAGGGCTGGCCCACTCGGGGAGGGCCGTGGGCCTGGGGCTGGTGCAGGGTCTTGGGCTcacctccttcctccctgcctctctgctcctttctcctcgCTGCACTGGCCTTACTGCCTCCTGGTCACAAGGGGGCAGCCTCGCGCTGGGCTTCTGGACTCAGGTGGTGGTGGACCGGCCCGGGCAGCGGGAGGCCAGGGGGCAAGTCTTTCCAGCAGCGCCCACCGCCGTGTCTCCTTCGGTCTCAGCCTGTGCCCACCCCCGGATGGGGACCCTGGGTCTCTCCCTGAGATCAAAGGATGCCACCGAGTACCCTGTGAGGAGGAGGAAAGCGGGGCGACCCTAAGCCTTCTTCCAGGGCTGCACATATACGTGAGGCGGCCAAAGCCTGCGACAGCCGAGGCACACCGCATGGAGGCCGGGTACACACGCCGAGTGCGCCTCAACCTGGGCCTGCTCACGGCCCAAGCCATGCGGAAATCATGTGGTGTCACCTGAGGGGCTCTGAAGAGCTCTGATAccagtcctttatgtctcagcgCAGAAAGAATTCCGCAAAGTGATAGATGATAAGTGATTTATTAGGGGGCTTGTGAGGCTTACAAGCAGGCGGGCGAGGGGCTGCTGCAGCCCgagaacttggtgggctacaggtttatattcaaaggaaaaatggggagggggagaaCACCTGTTTCTTGAGTGGAagtcatgcttccatcatcagctccctcTCCAGGCTGGGCGGGGGAGTTGCTTGTCCCGACATGGCCACCAATGACTGTTTCATGTGTGTGGAGAGCACGTCCGGGGGATCCTTACCTttctgagctcactgggcaggatgtggggctCGTGCCACCATTGTCTCATTGTTTTGGGGGCATGTCTCCTGCATCCGTCGCATGATTTTGTTGCCAAGCAAGCCTGCCTGGTtctgtggttaagcaaacctgctcgTTAGCTTACAGCAGctagctgtatttttttttttcctacttactgccccatatttttttctacttacagTCCCCTcatgggattaactatttaatcacctcCTGTGTCCCTTTATTCTGTCCCTATTAATCAACATGGCTCAGTGAGGAACCTTGGTCTACCAGAAGACCCCACAGGTATggccaggggtggggcaggggttggggggagatcCCCTCCTGGTTTCAGTGACAGCACCCATCTCCCAAATGTGGTGACAGAACGGGGCTGGGTGGCCAGGCAGCTCCCCTCCCTGACCCGGCCCAGCAGGGAGCGTGCTTGGCGGCTCCCCCTTGGGGCTCTGGAGATACCAGCTGTTACTCGCTCTCTGGACTTGAGTTTTTTCAGCTCTGTGAGGTGGCAGTCCCAGTTCCAAGCCCGCTGTGAGGAGTGCATGCCTGTCGACTATTCCCCTTGGTGTTGGCATGGGGACCTTGGTGAGAGGCACACCTTCTTGCCGTGTTGGACCGAGCAAGAAGCAACCGTGTTGGGTCCTCATCAACCCCTACTCAGGTGAGTGACTCTACCTTAGAGGCTTTCGAGCTGTTTTGTGGTCATGACCCCCATGGGACACACTGTGGCCTCTTTCCCACTCCCCTGTGTGTCTGAAACAACTGACTCCACGTGCTGCAGAATGCTTTCTCCTGCTGAAGTCCCAGCCGTGATTTTACAACTTTCAGATGGGCTCTGACCCTCAGTTTGAAAAACTGCTCTTGATcctatttcttccctttctttttatgCTGCACCACCTGGCTTgctgggatcttagctccccgaccagggaccgaacccgtgcccttggcaatgaaagcgcagagtcttaaccactggaatcccagggaattccctcttccCCGTTTCTGAATGGACCTCATGAACTCCTTTTCTGTTGCTGCTGGAACCACTCACCACAGATGGGGAGGCTGGTCCTTGAGATCATGCAGGTGCCTTCTCTTTCAGCGCTGGAGGTCAGAGGTCCACAGCCCGCCTCAGTGGCTGAACGGGTGCTGGAggtttctggaggctccaggggagaaccAGGTTCCTCTTCCAGCTCTGAGAGGCTGCAGCAGAGTGGACGCTACAGCAGACGGTCAGAGGCAGGTGCCCAGGGGCCTGGATTCTCTCCCGGAGGGAAGCGGTGCTTCCCATGGGTCAGCAGCAGGGCAAAACATGCTCTTTTCAGAACATCACGATGTCCTTTGAGAATGCAGTTACCCGTGTTGTCTTAACAGTACTAGAGTCGTGTGGGAATCACTGCTCCACTTCTGGGCACGCAGCCAGGCCACACTCAAGGCTGTGCTGTATTCATTTTCCCCGCCAGTCACTTTTTCTTTGTTGCAGCTCTCAGGAGTCTCAGCCTTGAAATGTCAAACTTGGCCTCTCCTTATGATGAAGATAACTTGAGTTTGGGTACAATAATCTCTAAACCAAAATGACAACTTGTGCTTTTTCTCTCCCACTGCACACCTTGCCCCCCACCACACCCACGGGGAAGAGGCTGCTTGGCAGAGGgaggtctgtctgtctgtcatcTATAAACAATGGGAACAGGGTGCCTCCTCTGCCCAAGTCCTGCCGGACTAAAGACTGCACTCGAGAAATGGTTCTTTTGGTTGACGGGTGTACCAGATGGCTCGATTTAGGAAACTAAGTCTAAGATTCTACCCTCCAAACTCACTAGTCTGACAAAGAATTCACCCACATTTCCGTACTAAAAATGCAAACAgtataaggaaaacaaaaccaaaaacatattcagtgtttttatttaatttttttcagcagaCAATTTACatacctccccaccccttcctttaAGTTAGTGTTGACAACGTTCCATAATAAACTACTTAAAGAGAAGCTTTGGTCAAGAATGGAATGaaattgcaaaacaaaacaaaacaaccccccaaacaaaacccaaatcaCTGCTGCTTTAAAAAAACCAACACTTTCACCAATTATGTTCAAACGAAACACACAAGGAGGTTTGCGCCATGTGCGTCTTCAGTGTTTGCTGGCGGCGGGCTCCCCTCCCCGTGCGAATGGCGGAGCTGCCCCGGCGCAGCCAGTCCGTCCTCATGCTGGGTCTGGAGGCTCGCTCAGCTTCACATTATCCGAAGACCCTGGATGGAAGACTCTAAGGTCTGGGAGCGGCGGGGAGAACACGGATCATCACTGGGGACTGGCCAGCCTGGCGTTTCACCCACTACCCCACCTGCCTCGGAGCCCCGGACTCGCCAGGCCAGGGCGCCCCCTGCTGGCCCTCCCATGCCGTGCGCTCCCGGCTCACAGGCTCCGGGCACACCCCGGGGGGAGGGCACGTATGTTCTTCTCATCTGTGTCGCTGGCCCCGCACGCCAGTGCCCTGATGGCAGGCACTCCCACTTCTGTAACCCCCACGCAGGCAGTCGGGTACGCAACGCCGAGCGTGGGCTCACCGGGGGACAGACCACAGAGGAGGACGTGCGCACAGGAGAGGAAGGTTGGCCGCAGGGATCAAAAGAGGACGCACTACCCGCCCAGATGGAGCTAATTACACAGGTGCGGAGGCCCCAAAGCGGGCCAAGGTAACAAGCGGGAGAGACTTGTAGGGGCAGAAACATCAATCGTCCTGGAAGCCCTACAGGCAGCGGCAGAGTTCTGTACACGTTTCACTTCGGCGGTTCggtccgcccccccccccccccccccccccccggttcCTCACCTCCCCCGCCACCGGCCCAGACCCGGAAGCTGGAGGCTGCAGAAGCCTCTGGGGTTTGTCCCTCACTCACAACGCCCTTCCATCCGGCCCCCTAAGCCCGGCTGGTCCAAAACCTCCTGGCCACTCCCCACCATAGCTGGAGGCACGTCCTCGTCACTTGTTCACTAGACTCGGAGCCCAGGCCGCCCACACATCATAGCAGGCGCCTCTCCCAGTGGGTTCCAGAGTCGCCCCGCTGCCCGCAgacacgccaggctcctccaggggCCTCTGCCTAGCCCACGGTGCCCCCCGTAGCCCAGACCACTCACTACCTGAAACCCACCCCGCCTGAAGAGGCCGCTCAGGCAGTCTGTGCAGCCTCCCCGACCCTGCACTCCCCCGTGGGAGCACAGGCGCTGATTTCTCCCGCACCGAGCTGCTCCCCGACGCCgtcctcctctctctccaccaGAGAGCCCTTCGAGGGCCTTCATGGCCACACCCTCAGGGCCAGCCCCCAGGCCCGGCACCCGAAGGCCGGCAGCGAGTGCTGGTCAGAGGAATCGGTGCGGATCAAAGAAACATAGCTACCGAGTTTGACCAGACTGGGCCCAACCCCGGGCCGCCACGAAAGCAGCGCTCGGCTCCCCGTCGGGGTCTCCACAGACACCCGGGAGAGCGTCCGACGCCTCGGTGAGACAGAGCGGCTTTCTCCTGCTAATGGCCCCCAGGGGCAGCCCAGTGCACCACACTCCTGCCGCGTGCTGCAGGTGACGGCTGGGTTAAAGACACGGGGAACGGTCTTCTCACAAGAAGCATTTAAGCACCAATGAGATGTGTTCTGAGAGCTATAGACAATACCTTGAAATCCCAAATGGTCATGGCTCCGTCGATGCCGGTAGTGCAAAATTTGCGACAATCTTGCTTGTCCACCTCATAAATAGACACTTGGCTGAAAAGAAACACAAGCAGGAGAGACTGTGAGGGACGCGGTGGACAAGCCCCAGCCTTCCTAGACGCGTATCGGCGTTTGCAGGGAGCAAAGTGTCTACCAGTTTCTTTCAGGTGTCTGTGGATATTAGTCTGTGGCAACCTGACTCAGAAAATGCTCAAATGAATTTTATTACCAGGTATCCAGAAAAGAAAGCGACTGCCAAAAGGGAAAAGTTAAGGATGGGTATTAACCTCAGGGATGCAAAGAGAAGCAGGGTGGGTGATCCAGACCAGAGTGCGCCCCGGGGGAGCAGGGGGCAGGCATGGCCACAGTCGGGACAGGCTTTCTGAACAAACTAGAGGCCTCGTGGAGCATGACTGAAATCCACCTGGCTCCTCAGGTCCACCGTGATGCTGCTGAGAAATCTAACTGAATGATCTTACTCGTACACATTACTTGAAATCCAGGATTGAAATGACAACTACAGTTACTTTTCAGACAGGGTACGCCTGACCTTCCCGCCAGGTGCTCCCTATAGAGGAACACGACGTCAGGGCGGCCTCCTTTTGTTCTCAGGCACGTTTCTGAGAAAGGGAGGCTCAGAAGAGGCAGCCTGAGGGCAGGGCCCGTGCTCCGCGGGGGGAACGCCTGCGCACTGACTACGGGTGCGGGTGGAGCTGGCTCTCTGACCCTCACGACCCGCCAGGAAACAGAGGAGCGGCGCCCCCTGGCGGGCCGGGCCGCGCGGCACCTACGTGATGCTGTTCTGGTGTAGCGTCTCCAGCGCCGTGTTGCGGTCCTCGGTCGTGGCCCGCTTGTCCATGTTGCGGAAGCGCTCCATGGCCGACATGTTGCGCTGGATGCTCTGTTTAGGGATGTCCAGCTTGGAGACAAAGGTCAAGCAGCCGCGGTCGTCGTAGTTAAAGAGCATGGGGCAGCAATCGTGGCCCTGAAACAGGGGAGCACTCAggccgggtgggggtgggggcggggggtgcccACCAGCTCCCCCAGCGGAATGGTCCCACCACGGAGGCCTCTGGAGCCGTTGCTTCTACGAGGCTGCTGTTCCCTGCACCCGGGCACACTCCTGGTCCCGAGAATGAAACGCAGGGCACatgagggaaaagaagagaaatacttACAGCAGCCACGACGCTGTTCTCTGAGACGAACGACACACTCAGGAGGGGCAGGAACTCCGTCTTCAGAGTTGAGACCCTGAACACGAGAATACCTGTTAACGCGCGCTGGAAGGGGCCGTGCAGCCTCTTCAGACAcaggaggtgacagaggacaCGTTCTCAAGGGGCGTCACAGCGTGAAGGACAGACACTTCCTAAGAGGAGCcctgaggggacttccctggtggtccagtggctaagaccgcgtcccaatgcaggggagccCGGATGAGATCCCctgcagggaactagatcccacatgccgcagctgaGCCCCTGTGTGGccaaataataattttctttttttttttttttaaagagagaagccCTGTGACCTCCAGCAATCTCTAGCACAGGCCAGCCCTGAGGTGACCTGGAGCAGCAGGGGCCTCTGCCCCTCTGGCTGTGCCCAGCCCTCCTGGTTCTCTGGCGCCCTGGCCTTGGCCCCCTGCCCCGTTACCCAcatgccctcctcctgcccaCCTGAAGTCCTCCCTGATTTCTGAAACCCAGCCCGAGCCTCCTCAGCCCAAGCAGCTGTCCTGCACCACTGCAGCCTGCAGGGTGTCCCCTCTCTCTGGCCTCCTAGAGCTGACTGTCACGGTCACTCATGGCCAAAGGCCGTTCTCTGACCCCGCCCTCGTCTGTGCCCATAGGGGCTCCTAGTGGGCGGGACCACAGACATTCTCGAAGTCTAGTCTGTGCCCGTCGGGCGCCGAGGCTGCAGTTATGGCCGTGGACGAACAAAACACAGTGCTGGCCAGCCAGGACCTCACACGTGAATGGGCCGTGTGCACGTGTCTGCTTCGTGGCCATCTGGCCAAGAGATGATACAGATACAGCAGCAAATGTGCTGAGTGCTTATGTAGGATTTTATGCATCAGAAATGCATCCTGGTTGTGCTCAGtggttgtctgactctttgtgaccccatggactatagcccgccaggctccctgtccatggaattttccaggcaagaacactggagtgggtttccatttccttctccaggggctcttcccgacccagggatcaaacctgcgtctcctgcactgggaaggACCCCACGGCGCCATGGGAAAGTCACCCCTGTGACCTCTGACTGCCTCCTCCACCAGCAGGGCTGGTATAGGACTGGAGTCCTAACACCTCATCCGAGGCCTTCCTGCGGCTCACGTGGCTCTTACTACGTGAGGATACTTATGTCTGAGATGGAGAAGGGTGGAGGATGTAACCTGACTTGCAGCACCGGAAAAGCCAAATAATAAGTCAGTAGGATGGTAGACAGGGGCTTGTCATGAGCATTTGCTCAGAACTCATTATGTGTTACAATAAACTCTACAGAAAGCAAGCAGCCATGACATCAAGACGTGACTGAAGGACAAGGAGCAAATTACTGTACAGAATGCACAGCATAATCCCACTGGagttgaaaatgaaaagatgtgtgtgtctatatatgtgCGGAAAAATCTTCTCCAGGACAATGTAACTTAGGATGGGGGCGTGTTTAGTAAAAATACATTCTCTTTGAAACGTCACTTCGCTGCCGCCATGCGGCGGGGGGAGTCAGATGTGACTGGTTCCCGAAACAGGGTGCCAGGTCAGGAAACCCTTATGGGTGGTGCCATCCTTTCCCTCTAGCTGCCAATGGAAAGGATGCACCAGGAAAGAACCAAGATTCATAAGCGGAAAGAACTGCAGttatcccccctccccctccagacATGATCAGCAGACGACAGCTCTAAGGTCTGAAGGATGCCCTCCACCCTCCTCGGGGCTGAGCTGGGGCCTCCTCACCCCAAGTCCCTGCAATCCAGGCCCCTCCAGCGCGTACCTCACGTTGGCTGGCTCCCAGGGGTCGGGTGTCACCGAGGCCGCAGGTGAATGGAGCTCTGCTCACCGACCACAGAGAGGAAGAACACTTCCCCCACTTCGTCTAAGGCTGTGGGACGACACTCACGTGCTGTGAGGGAGTCTCAGGGATGGATTAACTGCCACCTGAGGGATATTCTGGGACCAGGAGGCTCCTTTGGGGGATTCATGATGGGCATTTCCATTAAGAAGTGTTTCTGGAAGGGAGACCTGAATCTTCAAAATCGCCCCAGATGGACCATCTAAATGCATGAAGGTAACTTTAAAGGCTGCCGCGCAGCCTGGATGGGACTTTTATGCTCATGTCCTGCACTTCCACCAGGGACGGGCAGCCTCAGGCCAGCTGCGGAGAGACCCCACGCCGCTCCTCTGTAAGCCCAGACAAAGGCTAACACTCACTGCACGCTTTTTGAGGCGTCGGCAACAGACACGGTGCTGTCGTGGCTGACCCAGGCCAGGCGGCTGCCGCTGGCCGAGAAGCTGACCCCGTGCACCCAGCCGCCGGTGCCGCTGCCACCGAACTCAGACATCAGCTGACCAAAAGGCATCTTGCTGCCCCAGGGCGTGCTGGCTGGCTTCTCATCCACTTCTTTAATGTAGGCAGAAAACACTCTGTGGTttaagggcagggagagaaggaaaaagggaatgAAAACATCCGTATGTACCACTAGAGACAGGCCACGGGTGGCTGCCGACAGTTGTCCCAAGACGCAAAGGCACTGGCTCAGCAAAACCAAAACCTAATGGAGCAGACCTAAGAAATGTTTGCACTGAAGCAGGTATGTTTGCAATTCGTGCTGATCATGATTTTGTAGTACAGGAAGACTTCATGAAAGCAGTCAGGAAAGTGGCTGATTCTAAGAAGCTAGAGTCTAAATTGGACTACAAACCTGTGTAATTTACTGTAAGGTTTTTGATGGCTGCACGACATCTCTtggcttaatttaaaaaaagttaaggaAAATAATGTATGTATTGGCAATGATCTCATTAATAGCATATGAATAAAAATGTGTATGAATAACATTGTAAAAATTAGTAATTCAGTAATTCTGCTTTTAAGAAGTACAGAGGAAATTTGTATGTTTGTTAATGTTGCATTTATTGCAGCAGAAGTCAGAAGAGTATGTTGAAGCTTTTTGTATTTGCTGTATGAGTATTTTGTAAAACCTTGAAAATGGTTTGAGATAGTAGTACCAGGGAGCATTTCTTATGACTTATTTTATATCACTTGTTTTCCTCATcctaaaaagtttaataaaatctgtttaattcaaaaaaaaaaaacaaaacctgacaaCGGGCAAGTCCCCACACGCACCTCTCGAGGCGGGGACGGTTCGGCGGGCTGCCTCCGCGTCAGTTCAAGCGTGGCCTACGTCCTGGGAGGCCCTAAGAGGGCGCAGCATCCACAggtgatggacacagaagcccTTCCCTCCTGGAGGGCATCTGGGGGAGGACCATGCTGTCCTGCCCGCCCACCGCCGGCCCCTCCCCGACCCATGGCAGACTCTGCTAAATGAGGCTACCCACCACCATTCACAACAACCACGGTCCAGGAAGCCCACACAGACAGGAGAGAGGAAACGATTTGCCACCCTGCAGGAAACCACCGGTACTAACTCatgtgaagaaagaaagggaCATCCCAAGAGAAAGCCAAGGGCAGCCCGGGAGGCTGAGGGGGCAGGCTCTCCCCAGTGTCATCGTCCAGCCTTGACGGCAGGTCTCGTCTGGGATAAAGGCGGGTCCTTTACAGCCTCAGGTCATCGGTCTCCTTCTCTAATTCCAAGACTTAATTCTGTGTGTGAGGCTGTTCTGACCCAGGCGTGGGAAGCAGAAGGGCTGGAGGACCCCTGGGAGTTGGTCCTTCTTGTCCCTTCCGCCCTCCAGTGCTATTTCTTTGTAGGGCTTCTCCTTGAAAACTTCTGAACCCTAAAGACTGCTGCACTGCTTCTCAAGCAGAAGGGTCAGCATTTTCCCAAAAGCACCTGATGCTACCATCCTCCCATCCCACAGCCGAATTCTTACACacatccttaaaaaaacaaacc
This genomic window contains:
- the ARPC1A gene encoding actin-related protein 2/3 complex subunit 1A, producing MSLHQFLLEPITCHAWNRDRTQIALSPNNHEVHIYKKNGGQWVKAHELKEHNGHITGIDWAPKSDRIVTCGADRNAYVWSQKDGVWKPTLVILRINRAATFVKWSPLENKFAVGSGARLISVCYFESENDWWVSKHIKKPIRSTVLSLDWHPNNVLLAAGSCDFKCRVFSAYIKEVDEKPASTPWGSKMPFGQLMSEFGGSGTGGWVHGVSFSASGSRLAWVSHDSTVSVADASKSVQVSTLKTEFLPLLSVSFVSENSVVAAGHDCCPMLFNYDDRGCLTFVSKLDIPKQSIQRNMSAMERFRNMDKRATTEDRNTALETLHQNSITQVSIYEVDKQDCRKFCTTGIDGAMTIWDFKTLESSIQGLRIM